The sequence GCCCTGGCGCTCCCTCACGCGCTTCGTCGTCCAGCGCCTTGTCTTCACCGCGAAAGCGATACGCTGCCATCCATTCCCCCCTTTCGAATGCTTGCTGCTTTGCTGCTATTATAGCACATCGCCGTAAAATAGGCAGGGTGCGAATAAGTATCACCAGATTGGGGAGTGGGTTTCTGCTCCGCGCCTAGGAACGACTGAACGATGGTTAGCCTAAGCAAGCACAGGAGGAGAAACTGACTTTATCTCCCTTGGCGATCGCTTAATCTGCTGAAAATACCCCACCCGACTAGTTTGTTGCGCAGGCTATTGCATTGCTTGCCGATGGGAGATGGGTCTCGAACAACGATATTTGCGAGCAGCCCACAAGTTTGACAAAAAAGTGGTTTTGTGCTAATATATACCCTAGGGGGGTATAGTAATAACCAAACTGCGGATTGCAGAAAATATCCGCAGGTTATCTCCCCATCCAAATGCCAAAGGAGAAAAAGAAAGATGAAAGAGCCATTGCATGTCACTGACGAAACGTTTCAAAAGGAAGTACTGGAATCTGAATTGCCCGTCCTGGTTGATTTCTGGGCACCATGGTGTGGGCCTTGCCGTATGGTAGGGCCGATCATTGAGGAGCTAGCGGCCGACTACGACGGGCGAGTGGTGATTGCCAAACTAAATACGGACGAGAATGGCGAAACGCCGGTCCGCTACGGCATCATGGGTATCCCTACCTTGATTATCTTCAAAGACGGTCAGGAGATTGAGCGGATCGTTGGCGCACGACCGAAAAAGGCCATCGCCGAGAGGTTGGATGCTGTTCTGAAAGCTACAGCATAAGGGTTCATTGATACTTTTCTCGGGAGTGACTGTATGCCGATCTATGAGTATCGTTGTACTCAATGTGGAGAGAAGTTTGAGAAGTGGCTTCGTTCCATGTCGGCCGAAGTGGATATCTGCTGCCCACGCTGCGGCAGTCA is a genomic window of Chloroflexota bacterium containing:
- a CDS encoding zinc ribbon domain-containing protein, encoding MPIYEYRCTQCGEKFEKWLRSMSAEVDICCPRCGSQRVEKAISLFGKSSSTTSAAAANASCAPTGG
- the trxA gene encoding thioredoxin — its product is MKEPLHVTDETFQKEVLESELPVLVDFWAPWCGPCRMVGPIIEELAADYDGRVVIAKLNTDENGETPVRYGIMGIPTLIIFKDGQEIERIVGARPKKAIAERLDAVLKATA